The following coding sequences lie in one Eriocheir sinensis breed Jianghai 21 chromosome 19, ASM2467909v1, whole genome shotgun sequence genomic window:
- the LOC127000933 gene encoding uridine phosphorylase 1-like isoform X3 encodes MPCHEVEIAVFPPAYSAEEKEDEKVEEEVKQEVEDPRVKRLTLRKKRNPDPNDPTRFEDGTLRLRNPHIAEMEQDILYHLALGSGSHDLQEMFSDVRFVCMGGTPKRMESFANFLMDEIGYKLPAGTTLLDISFQSYRYSMYKVGPVLCFSHGMGIPSVGILLHEVIKLMYHARCRDPIFFRLGTCGGIGIEGGNLVITESAVDGLMQPFLELPVLGKMQKRPALLDRQLAHDLKNLRGDDDPFSVTVGKTMCTYDFYEGQGRLDGAFCDYTEADKLAFLQRIHEANVVNMEMESLCFAALCHHAGIRGAVICVTLLNRLHGDQVSTPKETLNKWQEYPQMLVARYIKKAMGLPVAIPQRSHPQA; translated from the exons ATGCCTTGCCACGAGGTCGAAATTGCCGTGTTCCCTCCGGCGTACTcggctgaggagaaggaggatgagaaagtggaggaggaggtgaagcaggaggtggaggaccCGAGGGTGAAGAGACTGAcgctgaggaagaaaaggaacccGGACCCCAATGACcctaccag GTTCGAGGATGGCACACTTCGGCTCCGCAACCCGCACATCGCCGAGATGGAGCAGGACATCCTCTACCACCTGGCCCTGGGCTCCGGCTCCCACGACCTGCAGGAAATGTTCAGCGACGTGCGTTTCGTGTGCATGGGGGGGACGCCTAAGCGGATGGAGAGCTTCGCCAACTTCCTCATGGACGAGATCGGATACAAGCTGCCCGCCGGGACCACGCTCCTAGACATCTCCTTCCAGTCCTACAGATACTCCATGTACAAG GTCGGCCCGGTGCTGTGTTTCTCTCACGGCATGGGCATCCCCTCGGTGGGCATCCTACTGCACGAGGTCATCAAGCTTATGTACCACGCGCGCTGCCGTGACCCAATCTTCTTCAGGCTCGGGACCTGCGGCGGCATTGGCATCGAGGGCGGAAACCTGGTGATCACGGAGAGCGCGGTGGACGGCCTCATGCAGCCCTTCCTTGAGCTG CCAGTGTTGGGCAAGATGCAGAAGCGGCCCGCCCTGCTGGACCGCCAGTTGGCCCACGACCTGAAGAACCTGCGCGGCGACGACGACCCCTTCTCCGTGACCGTGGGCAAGACCATGTGCACCTACGACTTCTACGAAG GTCAGGGGAGACTGGACGGCGCCTTCTGCGACTACACCGAGGCGGACAAACTGGCCTTCCTGCAGCGCATTCACGAGGCCAACGTGGTCAACATGGAGATGGAGAGCCTCTGCTTCGCCGCCCTCTGCCACCACGCCGGCATACGCGGGGCCGTCATCTGCGTCACGCTCCTCAACAGACTGCACGGTGACCAG GTATCCACGCCCAAGGAGACTCTGAACAAATGGCAGGAGTACCCTCAGATGCTGGTGGCCCGCTACATCAAGAAGGCGATGGGTCTGCCCGTGGCCATCCCGCAGCGCAGCCACCCGCAG gcttaa
- the LOC127000933 gene encoding uridine phosphorylase 1-like isoform X1: MPCHEVEIAVFPPAYSAEEKEDEKVEEEVKQEVEDPRVKRLTLRKKRNPDPNDPTRFEDGTLRLRNPHIAEMEQDILYHLALGSGSHDLQEMFSDVRFVCMGGTPKRMESFANFLMDEIGYKLPAGTTLLDISFQSYRYSMYKVGPVLCFSHGMGIPSVGILLHEVIKLMYHARCRDPIFFRLGTCGGIGIEGGNLVITESAVDGLMQPFLELPVLGKMQKRPALLDRQLAHDLKNLRGDDDPFSVTVGKTMCTYDFYEGQGRLDGAFCDYTEADKLAFLQRIHEANVVNMEMESLCFAALCHHAGIRGAVICVTLLNRLHGDQVSTPKETLNKWQEYPQMLVARYIKKAMGLPVAIPQRSHPQVVKCPKHAQMVRQQSASFE, translated from the exons ATGCCTTGCCACGAGGTCGAAATTGCCGTGTTCCCTCCGGCGTACTcggctgaggagaaggaggatgagaaagtggaggaggaggtgaagcaggaggtggaggaccCGAGGGTGAAGAGACTGAcgctgaggaagaaaaggaacccGGACCCCAATGACcctaccag GTTCGAGGATGGCACACTTCGGCTCCGCAACCCGCACATCGCCGAGATGGAGCAGGACATCCTCTACCACCTGGCCCTGGGCTCCGGCTCCCACGACCTGCAGGAAATGTTCAGCGACGTGCGTTTCGTGTGCATGGGGGGGACGCCTAAGCGGATGGAGAGCTTCGCCAACTTCCTCATGGACGAGATCGGATACAAGCTGCCCGCCGGGACCACGCTCCTAGACATCTCCTTCCAGTCCTACAGATACTCCATGTACAAG GTCGGCCCGGTGCTGTGTTTCTCTCACGGCATGGGCATCCCCTCGGTGGGCATCCTACTGCACGAGGTCATCAAGCTTATGTACCACGCGCGCTGCCGTGACCCAATCTTCTTCAGGCTCGGGACCTGCGGCGGCATTGGCATCGAGGGCGGAAACCTGGTGATCACGGAGAGCGCGGTGGACGGCCTCATGCAGCCCTTCCTTGAGCTG CCAGTGTTGGGCAAGATGCAGAAGCGGCCCGCCCTGCTGGACCGCCAGTTGGCCCACGACCTGAAGAACCTGCGCGGCGACGACGACCCCTTCTCCGTGACCGTGGGCAAGACCATGTGCACCTACGACTTCTACGAAG GTCAGGGGAGACTGGACGGCGCCTTCTGCGACTACACCGAGGCGGACAAACTGGCCTTCCTGCAGCGCATTCACGAGGCCAACGTGGTCAACATGGAGATGGAGAGCCTCTGCTTCGCCGCCCTCTGCCACCACGCCGGCATACGCGGGGCCGTCATCTGCGTCACGCTCCTCAACAGACTGCACGGTGACCAG GTATCCACGCCCAAGGAGACTCTGAACAAATGGCAGGAGTACCCTCAGATGCTGGTGGCCCGCTACATCAAGAAGGCGATGGGTCTGCCCGTGGCCATCCCGCAGCGCAGCCACCCGCAGGTAGTCAAGTGCCCTAAACACGCCCAGATGGTGCGTCAGCAGTCTGCCAGCTTTGAGTGA
- the LOC127000933 gene encoding uridine phosphorylase 1-like isoform X4: MSNEDGRDEESDRFEDGTLRLRNPHIAEMEQDILYHLALGSGSHDLQEMFSDVRFVCMGGTPKRMESFANFLMDEIGYKLPAGTTLLDISFQSYRYSMYKVGPVLCFSHGMGIPSVGILLHEVIKLMYHARCRDPIFFRLGTCGGIGIEGGNLVITESAVDGLMQPFLELPVLGKMQKRPALLDRQLAHDLKNLRGDDDPFSVTVGKTMCTYDFYEGQGRLDGAFCDYTEADKLAFLQRIHEANVVNMEMESLCFAALCHHAGIRGAVICVTLLNRLHGDQVSTPKETLNKWQEYPQMLVARYIKKAMGLPVAIPQRSHPQVVKCPKHAQMVRQQSASFE, from the exons GTTCGAGGATGGCACACTTCGGCTCCGCAACCCGCACATCGCCGAGATGGAGCAGGACATCCTCTACCACCTGGCCCTGGGCTCCGGCTCCCACGACCTGCAGGAAATGTTCAGCGACGTGCGTTTCGTGTGCATGGGGGGGACGCCTAAGCGGATGGAGAGCTTCGCCAACTTCCTCATGGACGAGATCGGATACAAGCTGCCCGCCGGGACCACGCTCCTAGACATCTCCTTCCAGTCCTACAGATACTCCATGTACAAG GTCGGCCCGGTGCTGTGTTTCTCTCACGGCATGGGCATCCCCTCGGTGGGCATCCTACTGCACGAGGTCATCAAGCTTATGTACCACGCGCGCTGCCGTGACCCAATCTTCTTCAGGCTCGGGACCTGCGGCGGCATTGGCATCGAGGGCGGAAACCTGGTGATCACGGAGAGCGCGGTGGACGGCCTCATGCAGCCCTTCCTTGAGCTG CCAGTGTTGGGCAAGATGCAGAAGCGGCCCGCCCTGCTGGACCGCCAGTTGGCCCACGACCTGAAGAACCTGCGCGGCGACGACGACCCCTTCTCCGTGACCGTGGGCAAGACCATGTGCACCTACGACTTCTACGAAG GTCAGGGGAGACTGGACGGCGCCTTCTGCGACTACACCGAGGCGGACAAACTGGCCTTCCTGCAGCGCATTCACGAGGCCAACGTGGTCAACATGGAGATGGAGAGCCTCTGCTTCGCCGCCCTCTGCCACCACGCCGGCATACGCGGGGCCGTCATCTGCGTCACGCTCCTCAACAGACTGCACGGTGACCAG GTATCCACGCCCAAGGAGACTCTGAACAAATGGCAGGAGTACCCTCAGATGCTGGTGGCCCGCTACATCAAGAAGGCGATGGGTCTGCCCGTGGCCATCCCGCAGCGCAGCCACCCGCAGGTAGTCAAGTGCCCTAAACACGCCCAGATGGTGCGTCAGCAGTCTGCCAGCTTTGAGTGA
- the LOC127000933 gene encoding uridine phosphorylase 1-like isoform X2: MPCHEVEIAVFPPAYSAEEKEDEKVEEEVKQEVEDPRVKRLTLRKKRNPDPNDPTRFEDGTLRLRNPHIAEMEQDILYHLALGSGSHDLQEMFSDVRFVCMGGTPKRMESFANFLMDEIGYKLPAGTTLLDISFQSYRYSMYKVGPVLCFSHGMGIPSVGILLHEVIKLMYHARCRDPIFFRLGTCGGIGIEGGNLVITESAVDGLMQPFLELPVLGKMQKRPALLDRQLAHDLKNLRGDDDPFSVTVGKTMCTYDFYEGQGRLDGAFCDYTEADKLAFLQRIHEANVVNMEMESLCFAALCHHAGIRGAVICVTLLNRLHGDQVSTPKETLNKWQEYPQMLVARYIKKAMGLPVAIPQRSHPQVVKCPKHAQMA; the protein is encoded by the exons ATGCCTTGCCACGAGGTCGAAATTGCCGTGTTCCCTCCGGCGTACTcggctgaggagaaggaggatgagaaagtggaggaggaggtgaagcaggaggtggaggaccCGAGGGTGAAGAGACTGAcgctgaggaagaaaaggaacccGGACCCCAATGACcctaccag GTTCGAGGATGGCACACTTCGGCTCCGCAACCCGCACATCGCCGAGATGGAGCAGGACATCCTCTACCACCTGGCCCTGGGCTCCGGCTCCCACGACCTGCAGGAAATGTTCAGCGACGTGCGTTTCGTGTGCATGGGGGGGACGCCTAAGCGGATGGAGAGCTTCGCCAACTTCCTCATGGACGAGATCGGATACAAGCTGCCCGCCGGGACCACGCTCCTAGACATCTCCTTCCAGTCCTACAGATACTCCATGTACAAG GTCGGCCCGGTGCTGTGTTTCTCTCACGGCATGGGCATCCCCTCGGTGGGCATCCTACTGCACGAGGTCATCAAGCTTATGTACCACGCGCGCTGCCGTGACCCAATCTTCTTCAGGCTCGGGACCTGCGGCGGCATTGGCATCGAGGGCGGAAACCTGGTGATCACGGAGAGCGCGGTGGACGGCCTCATGCAGCCCTTCCTTGAGCTG CCAGTGTTGGGCAAGATGCAGAAGCGGCCCGCCCTGCTGGACCGCCAGTTGGCCCACGACCTGAAGAACCTGCGCGGCGACGACGACCCCTTCTCCGTGACCGTGGGCAAGACCATGTGCACCTACGACTTCTACGAAG GTCAGGGGAGACTGGACGGCGCCTTCTGCGACTACACCGAGGCGGACAAACTGGCCTTCCTGCAGCGCATTCACGAGGCCAACGTGGTCAACATGGAGATGGAGAGCCTCTGCTTCGCCGCCCTCTGCCACCACGCCGGCATACGCGGGGCCGTCATCTGCGTCACGCTCCTCAACAGACTGCACGGTGACCAG GTATCCACGCCCAAGGAGACTCTGAACAAATGGCAGGAGTACCCTCAGATGCTGGTGGCCCGCTACATCAAGAAGGCGATGGGTCTGCCCGTGGCCATCCCGCAGCGCAGCCACCCGCAGGTAGTCAAGTGCCCTAAACACGCCCAGATG gcttaa